One Drosophila virilis strain 15010-1051.87 chromosome 5, Dvir_AGI_RSII-ME, whole genome shotgun sequence DNA window includes the following coding sequences:
- the Obp56d gene encoding general odorant-binding protein 56d: protein MKFLIVLVACVALTVAHELQLTDEQKAKAKANGAACAEQEGITKEQAHALRQGNFDNADAKVKCFANCFLEKTGFMADGQIKSDVVLEKLGPIVGVDKVKAAQEKCDSLKGADKCDTAFQVYQCYYKNHAEI, encoded by the exons atgaaatttttaattgttctCGTCGCCTGTGTGGCTCTGACTGTTGCCCAT GAGCTGCAGCTAACGGACGAGCAGAAGGCCAAGGCAAAGGCCAATGGTGCTGCCTGTGCTGAGCAGGAGGGCATCACCAAGGAGCAGGCTCATGCCCTGCGCCAGGGCAACTTTGACAATGCCGATGCTAAGGTCAAGTGCTTTGCCAATTGCTTCCTGGAGAAGACTGGTTTCATGGCCGATGGCCAGATCAAGTCCGATGTGGTCCTGGAGAAGCTCGGCCCGATCGTTGGCGTTGACAAGGTCAAGGCTGCCCAGGAAAAGTGCGACTCACTGAAGGGCGCCGATAAGTGCGACACCGCCTTCCAGGTCTACCAGTGCTACTATAAGAATCACGCTGAGATCTAA